From Candidatus Binataceae bacterium, one genomic window encodes:
- a CDS encoding LLM class flavin-dependent oxidoreductase yields the protein MAQRNPGLVEGNRFKLGIFGPNCSGGLAFTKLPERWDADWDKNVVLAQMADQAGIECLIPVGRWKGYGGATDVNGTSFETITWAGGLLPQTRRINIFGTVHAPLFNPVMAAKMMVTVDHAGHGRFGINIVCGWNQGEFEMFGAVQQEHDGRYEQGQEWWEVVRLLWSGQGPVDYHGRFFNLKGLVASPRPWGERAPLMMNAGASPAGRAFAIRNSDLHFDACGQPEQCVERIAETKRLALQNGHAIAVWTPISVICRPTQREAEEYVERVVEHADWEALDHLLGGLTAKTGGRSRPDDDLLSWRRNQNVRAILGYGGEYSVQGDPDHVARELARLHGVGFDGVAISFIDYIPELAYFAQEVLPRLERMGLRKPPPVS from the coding sequence ATGGCGCAACGCAACCCGGGCTTGGTGGAAGGTAATCGCTTCAAGTTGGGGATCTTCGGGCCCAATTGTTCCGGGGGCTTGGCTTTCACCAAACTGCCGGAGCGCTGGGATGCTGATTGGGACAAAAATGTGGTTCTGGCCCAAATGGCCGACCAGGCCGGCATCGAATGCCTGATACCGGTGGGTCGCTGGAAGGGATACGGCGGAGCCACCGATGTGAACGGTACATCGTTCGAAACCATCACCTGGGCGGGGGGACTGCTGCCACAGACCCGGCGCATCAATATCTTTGGTACCGTGCATGCGCCCCTGTTCAATCCGGTAATGGCGGCCAAGATGATGGTTACCGTGGATCACGCCGGTCATGGGCGCTTCGGGATCAATATTGTGTGCGGGTGGAACCAGGGCGAGTTTGAGATGTTTGGAGCGGTGCAGCAGGAGCACGACGGTCGCTACGAGCAGGGCCAGGAATGGTGGGAGGTGGTACGGCTGCTGTGGTCGGGACAAGGACCGGTAGATTACCATGGACGTTTCTTCAATCTAAAGGGGCTGGTGGCTTCACCGCGTCCTTGGGGCGAGCGCGCCCCATTGATGATGAATGCCGGGGCCTCACCGGCGGGACGAGCCTTCGCGATTCGCAACTCCGATCTTCACTTTGACGCCTGTGGACAACCCGAACAATGTGTGGAGCGGATCGCCGAGACCAAGCGTCTGGCCCTCCAAAACGGCCATGCCATCGCGGTCTGGACCCCGATCAGCGTCATCTGCCGGCCTACCCAGCGCGAGGCCGAGGAGTATGTGGAGCGAGTGGTGGAGCACGCCGATTGGGAGGCGCTCGATCATCTGCTGGGCGGTTTGACTGCCAAAACTGGTGGTCGCTCGCGCCCCGACGACGATCTGTTAAGTTGGCGACGCAATCAAAACGTGCGTGCGATTTTGGGCTACGGCGGCGAGTACTCCGTGCAGGGCGACCCCGATCATGTGGCCCGTGAACTGGCCCGTCTGCATGGGGTCGGGTTCGATGGCGTTGCCATTAGCTTTATAGATTATATCCCTGAACTGGCCTATTTCGCTCAGGAAGTGCTGCCGCGTTTGGAGCGGATGGGGCTGCGCAAACCGCCGCCGGTCAGTTGA
- a CDS encoding DUF1302 family protein produces MKSRLLFSVAFYLFIFVLFHFAAPPEAAAQLMTSSGGTSSQPLALKTLNVSGFINNTSGVFLDSEALNYNKSKNSLATERNFVQLDVNDDPTENDQVFMRFWGVYEPSYPWETNCLNPRGVQTHCNSDFYNQYGLREFWIKHRIGPLQLFIGKQIVKWGESVTFRATDQINPQDLSWSFGFANIEQTYMPVWMIHPILNLPDFGPFGTNFLEVVYEPGFDFMYTNVNYSDDHLFGMDPIAGRETLLGGLPGGRFTGRPDNRGCTSPTGGPKGTVCTGEGPPPAGAPIAQAPPFVMYQVGGPAGTGLYVPSPYNPRWVYPSATFANSNVFVRFHTLAYDVEMTAIYANAHSYLPVDKLGSVDFAEAPGVFARNQYITYQSYQGAGFTANRPIYLPGALASLPFVARTEVMYQNHMPFNTFAIPGTVFTHFNPNYQNGSPDGLTYSDVMLWIAGLDLDSAYVPWLTSTGNLTVNAEIDGQTLLSPSRKMQQFLTYFNPMYHNDISGSLNITSSWWWGAIAPTWTMAYDPNGETFAFFPSLTLTPPWTNKYFATFRWIEVLGTNRYGFPNGGLDIGILKGLSMLTAQFQYNFDLI; encoded by the coding sequence TTGAAATCGCGTCTATTATTTAGTGTCGCATTTTATCTGTTCATTTTTGTCTTGTTTCATTTTGCAGCACCTCCTGAAGCCGCGGCGCAATTAATGACATCCAGCGGAGGAACATCCTCGCAGCCCTTGGCCCTAAAAACCTTAAACGTCTCTGGATTCATCAATAACACCAGCGGTGTATTCCTGGATTCTGAGGCGCTAAATTACAACAAAAGCAAAAACTCTTTAGCTACCGAACGCAATTTCGTGCAATTGGATGTCAATGACGACCCCACCGAGAACGACCAGGTCTTCATGCGTTTTTGGGGCGTCTACGAACCCAGCTACCCCTGGGAAACCAACTGCCTAAACCCCAGGGGCGTGCAAACGCATTGCAATAGCGACTTTTATAACCAGTACGGCCTGCGTGAGTTCTGGATCAAGCACCGAATCGGCCCTTTGCAGCTATTCATCGGCAAGCAGATCGTGAAATGGGGCGAGTCGGTGACATTCCGCGCTACCGACCAAATCAATCCACAGGACCTGAGTTGGAGTTTCGGCTTCGCCAACATCGAGCAGACCTACATGCCGGTCTGGATGATCCACCCAATCCTCAACCTGCCCGATTTCGGTCCCTTTGGCACGAACTTTCTGGAGGTCGTCTATGAACCCGGCTTCGACTTTATGTACACCAACGTCAACTACAGCGACGATCATCTATTTGGGATGGACCCGATAGCAGGTCGCGAGACGCTTTTGGGCGGCTTACCCGGTGGTCGCTTCACGGGGCGCCCCGACAACCGCGGTTGCACCAGTCCCACTGGCGGGCCCAAGGGCACCGTTTGTACCGGCGAAGGTCCTCCGCCTGCCGGTGCACCAATCGCGCAAGCCCCGCCCTTTGTCATGTACCAGGTCGGCGGACCCGCGGGCACTGGTTTGTATGTTCCCTCGCCTTACAACCCGCGCTGGGTATATCCGAGCGCGACCTTCGCCAATAGTAACGTTTTTGTGCGATTTCATACCTTGGCCTATGACGTCGAGATGACGGCAATCTACGCCAACGCTCACAGCTACCTACCCGTGGACAAGCTTGGCTCTGTGGACTTTGCCGAAGCGCCCGGGGTCTTTGCCCGCAACCAATATATCACCTATCAGTCGTACCAAGGCGCCGGCTTTACCGCCAACAGGCCTATATACCTGCCGGGCGCACTGGCTTCCCTGCCGTTCGTGGCGCGCACTGAGGTGATGTATCAAAATCACATGCCGTTCAACACTTTTGCAATTCCAGGTACTGTGTTTACACACTTCAATCCGAATTATCAAAATGGCTCCCCCGACGGCCTTACCTATTCTGACGTCATGCTCTGGATCGCGGGTCTGGATCTGGATTCCGCCTACGTTCCCTGGCTGACCAGCACGGGTAATCTAACCGTCAATGCGGAAATCGACGGTCAGACATTACTCAGTCCGAGCCGCAAAATGCAACAATTCCTGACTTACTTTAACCCGATGTATCACAACGATATCAGCGGTTCCCTCAACATCACCTCGAGCTGGTGGTGGGGCGCCATCGCGCCGACCTGGACCATGGCCTACGACCCCAACGGCGAAACATTCGCGTTTTTTCCCAGCTTGACTCTGACACCGCCATGGACCAACAAATATTTTGCCACTTTTCGCTGGATCGAGGTGCTTGGAACCAATCGCTACGGTTTTCCCAACGGCGGATTGGACATCGGAATACTCAAGGGTCTTTCGATGTTGACGGCGCAATTCCAATATAATTTTGACCTGATTTAA